The Gemmatimonadota bacterium genome has a window encoding:
- the ybeY gene encoding rRNA maturation RNase YbeY yields MNKLELTTLVDVCDLDIPRLEAVVQQLLSDNEVHLPISCVLTHDAHIRQLNKKYRNTDKTTDVLSFELSDAIHPEAHYCGEIYISVDRARQQAKAHNRSLQAEITRLTVHGTLHLLGFEHDTLEGYTQMQNEEKKYLTLIE; encoded by the coding sequence ATGAATAAACTGGAACTAACTACTTTAGTCGATGTATGCGATCTGGATATCCCTCGCTTAGAAGCTGTCGTGCAACAACTTCTTTCAGACAATGAGGTGCATCTTCCCATTTCGTGCGTTCTAACCCATGATGCCCATATCCGACAACTCAACAAAAAATATCGGAACACAGACAAAACGACCGATGTTCTCTCATTTGAGCTTTCCGATGCGATCCATCCAGAGGCGCATTATTGTGGAGAGATATACATTTCAGTAGATCGCGCACGACAGCAAGCAAAAGCGCATAACCGGTCCTTACAGGCAGAAATAACCCGCTTGACAGTACACGGAACCCTGCATTTGCTGGGATTTGAACACGATACCCTTGAAGGGTACACGCAAATGCAAAACGAAGAAAAAAAATATCTGACCCTGATTGAATAG
- a CDS encoding HDIG domain-containing protein: MMFFRKRQRDRTRRTRQQWKQRGKQAFRIALMLALLGVLTVLFPTQQQYEYSAFRVGAIAPDEVIASESFPVYKSEEAYRDEVAEARRQILPILRYDSTVQQSKLNAYKTFLNDIKKHIGSGVSESLSQELRLSHPEISPLSESTLKHLIPVSRRRSSSRNTLTTTVENILQSTYQNGILDQEINTIEEGYAEIILLKNGTEHRMGLEELVDIEKVTSELQQTIEQQLPKASAMEMRAGSELVLAYLSPNIAYDATETQRRREEAASNVQRTKPGTVLKGERIIDKHDRVTSDDIDKLRSLAEHINQRRQQDPFIDLIQRGASLALCALTLIIFFAFLKFYRPDLYRPSKNIVLFGIIILIPTAVADYAAQSQAISPFLIPVALSAMLATVLFDAVVGMVITLVVTTLCASILGELQYGIIFLTTGIIGAFSVHQVRHRRDFYRPGLYLIVAYALTITSTVGLLFSYANTTEFLTEIREDLFWGIVSAFGSLILTIGLLPVFESVFNVVTSMTLLELADLNRPLLRNLALRAPGTFSHSINMANLSEEAAVAIGADPLLARVGCYYHDIGKMRRPHYFIENQHGVNPHDELQPQISALILISHVRDGIELAKEEGLPLAIIDLIPQHHGTSEMTSFKHQAQLIDEQAVRDADFHYPGPKPQTKEAGIINLADAVESATRSLPNNEPDEIKKLVQTIVKGRYDAGELDECDLTLRDLTRIQEAFLPVLQASHHPRIPYPWQVQQQERQTASR; encoded by the coding sequence ATGATGTTCTTTAGAAAACGTCAACGCGATCGCACGCGTCGGACGAGACAACAGTGGAAACAGCGGGGAAAGCAAGCCTTTCGCATTGCGTTGATGCTCGCTCTCTTAGGCGTACTAACCGTCTTATTTCCCACGCAACAGCAATACGAATACAGTGCCTTCCGTGTAGGCGCAATTGCGCCAGATGAAGTCATTGCATCTGAATCATTTCCCGTGTACAAAAGCGAGGAAGCATACCGGGATGAAGTCGCAGAAGCTCGCCGCCAGATTTTGCCGATTTTGCGCTATGATAGCACAGTGCAGCAAAGCAAACTGAACGCATATAAAACATTTCTAAACGACATAAAAAAGCACATAGGCTCTGGGGTAAGCGAATCACTCTCACAAGAGCTGCGGCTTTCACACCCGGAAATTAGCCCCCTGTCGGAATCCACTCTGAAACATCTCATACCCGTATCTCGAAGGCGATCATCCAGTCGCAATACATTGACCACCACAGTTGAGAACATTCTGCAAAGCACTTACCAGAACGGGATTCTCGACCAGGAAATAAATACCATCGAAGAAGGGTATGCAGAGATTATACTACTAAAAAATGGAACAGAACACCGAATGGGTCTCGAAGAACTGGTCGATATAGAAAAGGTTACCTCGGAACTCCAACAAACCATAGAACAACAATTGCCAAAGGCAAGTGCTATGGAAATGAGAGCTGGTAGTGAACTGGTTCTGGCCTATCTATCCCCCAACATTGCTTATGACGCTACCGAAACGCAGAGGCGAAGAGAGGAGGCAGCCAGCAATGTCCAGCGGACCAAGCCAGGGACGGTCCTCAAAGGCGAGCGCATTATTGACAAACACGACCGCGTAACATCTGACGACATAGACAAACTCAGGTCTCTGGCCGAACATATCAACCAGCGCCGCCAGCAAGACCCATTCATTGACCTCATTCAGCGCGGTGCTAGTTTAGCACTTTGTGCGTTGACGCTCATAATATTTTTTGCGTTTCTAAAATTTTATCGTCCCGACCTTTATCGCCCGTCCAAAAACATCGTACTGTTTGGCATTATTATTTTAATCCCTACTGCCGTGGCCGATTACGCCGCCCAAAGCCAGGCCATATCGCCTTTTCTTATTCCCGTTGCACTATCTGCAATGCTGGCAACCGTGCTCTTTGATGCCGTCGTCGGCATGGTGATTACCCTTGTCGTTACAACGCTTTGTGCCAGCATTCTCGGCGAACTCCAATACGGGATCATCTTTCTCACCACAGGCATTATTGGTGCATTTTCTGTACATCAGGTGCGCCATCGCAGAGATTTTTACCGCCCTGGTCTGTATCTGATCGTCGCTTATGCTCTGACAATTACCTCTACGGTCGGACTACTTTTTTCTTATGCCAACACCACCGAGTTTCTCACAGAAATACGCGAGGATTTATTCTGGGGCATTGTGTCTGCCTTCGGTTCCTTAATCCTCACCATTGGATTATTGCCCGTATTCGAAAGTGTTTTCAATGTCGTAACATCCATGACACTGCTCGAACTGGCGGACTTAAATCGTCCGCTATTGCGCAATTTGGCCCTTCGCGCTCCTGGAACCTTTAGCCACAGCATAAACATGGCCAATCTCTCAGAAGAAGCCGCTGTCGCAATAGGCGCAGACCCCTTGCTCGCGCGCGTTGGGTGTTACTACCACGATATTGGAAAAATGAGACGACCACACTATTTTATAGAAAACCAGCATGGCGTGAATCCCCACGATGAGTTGCAGCCTCAAATAAGTGCCCTGATTCTCATCTCGCATGTCAGAGACGGGATCGAATTGGCAAAAGAAGAAGGACTTCCTCTGGCAATTATTGATCTCATCCCGCAGCACCATGGGACTTCAGAAATGACTTCGTTTAAGCATCAGGCGCAACTCATTGACGAACAGGCAGTCCGCGATGCCGACTTTCACTATCCCGGTCCCAAACCCCAGACCAAAGAAGCGGGTATTATTAATCTCGCAGACGCTGTCGAATCTGCGACGCGGTCTTTGCCGAACAATGAGCCAGACGAAATTAAAAAGCTTGTCCAAACAATTGTCAAAGGTCGCTATGATGCGGGAGAACTGGATGAATGCGATCTCACATTGCGCGACCTGACCAGAATCCAGGAAGCCTTTTTACCCGTCTTGCAGGCTTCGCATCACCCTCGGATACCCTATCCCTGGCAAGTGCAACAACAAGAACGCCAGACCGCGAGCAGATGA